The genomic interval TTCGAGAATATTTCTAAGGTTGGTTTAGTTTACATCGGAACCAGATCGATACGCGCGTGGGCGGGGCCCCGATTAGCCGTTTCGGATCCCATCGTATacaattaattaaatctattaGTTATTCATGATAAACAACTAATTACGCTATGATAAGTGTTAATTGTTCGGCTATCATATGATTATAAAATCGATTAGTGCTAATCAATTAAACATTTGCAAGTAAACGTATCTTATTTGTGATTGGTGCGCTCAAAAGACGTCACGCTGAACCTCGCATTCGGTTGCGGCGATCGCTGGACTAAACCCTAACAGACCTGCTCTGGTTGTCGCCGGAGACGACGGCCGCGTTCTCCACCGCGCCTCTCCTCTTTCGGCGACCGTGACCATTAGGAGACGCGACGGCGGCTTCCCATGATTTCGGCGTGTCGTCGTCTTGCGAAGAGCGAGAGAGTCGGGTTGTTCCGTGGAGTGATTTCTACGTGCGGGCGCTCAAGGAACCCTCTTTTCGATCGGACAAGGTGGCGATTTTCTGTCGTTGAGTTTGAGTTGTCTGGTTTTTGCTTTCTCCTAGGCGATTGATGTTCTACTCGAAGCGTCTTCCTGAAATTTTCACGCGCTCTATGTTGGCTGTTACTTTGTCTATCCTTGAGGATTGATACTTTCTTGGTTCACCTTCCCTTCATCGCTGTCATTCCACTAATTGATTAGCACACAGAAAAGTTGGATGCTACTACTAACCGATGAATTTCTAAGAATCCATGACTTTACATTCTAAGCAtgaatatattttgaaaatttggcTGAATGTATCTTCTGGATTAGTTTtcactattttgaaaatttggcTGGAAGCCTATTTTTGATGCTTCAGGATACAACTCGTAAATTTGCTCAATTATCTGTTTCTATCTATTTACATCTAGCAGACCGAGAACATTAGAGCGTGACCGCTTCTATTAAGTTCTAGCAAGTGGCTTTTAGGGAAGCATTCGTAACTttgttttgatttatttttttccgTTGCAGTTACTCGTTTAAGAGATTTGACAATGGAAATTACTTGAAAGATGGAACATCATATATGCTGAACAACATATGTATTCcacatttttctttatttgcattttCCGACTTGTATCGCGACAAGTCTGTGGCACCTTTGTCTCAGTGGCCAATAACTTCTTTGGTCGATCGTAACACAATTAGGTGGCAATCAGTCAGATTTAGCAGCAGTGCACTGGTGACACTTGATACAGATGGTGATGTGGCCAGATTTTCCATTGGCATACCAAATGCCAAACTAGGAGTCTCAGTAAAAAAGCCGCAGAAGAAGTGGAGAAAAGTGAAATTGGATGAGCTCAAAATATACCGCCGGAGGACGAGAAAGAAGATGGAATCACCGGACCCTGAAGTCAGGATTCGGTGCAAGCTTGAAAAGGTTCGATGCTAGATGATCCTTGTTTCCTCTTGAATGAACATGATCTCTTTATGGATCATTTCAGGCATCCTTATAGTTGACTCACTAAATTAATGTTTTTTCTTTTCCaggcaaaaagaaaagaagagtggCTGATCGAGAAGCTGAGTAAATATGAAATTCCAAAAGCTCCATTGCCAGTCCATGCTCCTGAAATCCTCACtgatgaagagaaattttatctAAAACGCACAAGCGAGAAGAAGGAGAATTATGTGCCTGTCGGGAGGCGAGGCGTATTTGGTGGTGTGGTCCTAAATATGCATATGCATTGGAAGAAGCATGAGACAGTGAAAGTAGTTTGCAAGCCTTGTAGACCAGGCCAGATTCATGAATATGCCAAAGAACTCGAGAGGCTCAGCCAGGGAACGGTGATCGATATTAAGGCCAACAACAACACTATCATATTTTACAGGGGGAAGAACTATGTTCGACCTGATATAATGTCACCTCCTGATACACTTTCTAAGCCAGAGGTATTAATCTCAAATTCACTTTATTATGACAAGTAATCCTTTTCCTTCATTCGCAATGACTACGAAACCTCAAATCTTTTCTTACATCATAAAGAACCATGTGAATTGTGAACTAATACTTGTTGCCATAATGTAGACATTATTGTTTCTACTGCATTCTACATAAAGTTATCAATAATGTCATTTTACAAATTAAATCAGCACATATTCAAAAACTAGGTGAAAATTTTTACTTgcctaatattttcatttttcatCCAAAGTGATCGTTAACTAATTCTGcttctttacattttttttttttttttaaaatgttctaCAGGCATTGGAGAAATATAGATTTGAGCAATCTCTTGAGGGCACTAGTCAAGTTATTGAAAAGCTAGAACAGGACTTAGAAGAGTACCACAAGTATGTTGCATTGCACAAGAAGAATAAAGATATCTCTACTGAAGAAACAGCCAATGAAGAATATAATGCTGACAGTGTATAAACATTATTCAACTGAATTGTTGGCTGCTTTTTTTGGAGTGGAAACTGCTGATTTGGAAGTTCAATTTAGAATTGATTAGGTGAGTCCTTCTAACTATATGAAGAAATTTATAAATCCCAACTCATtacatttaaatataaaataaatctataatttcTAAACTTAAATATCAAGTGTACTTCATTCACATTTGCTGAAGAATAATCAAGAGGTGATTTGACTAGCGATGCGATGTATCTAAGAGTCAAAGCAAGTGAACTTGGAAATCAAGTATTCAAATCTGCACGGTTAATTTTAAGATAGATGGTCcatcaaataaatataaaaagtaCAGTAGCTCCTGAGGTATCACCCTAACTTCACCAGTAATTTAATGATATACTATGAGAATTAAATCCTGATTACTTGAAAAATACAAGGTCTCATATTACTACACCAATTGAAGTGATTGTGGGGTTATCTACCAGATTTATTTATTACATCTCTAACATTTTAATATTGCTAAAATGCTCTTCAAagtttctattttaatttttaaactactCTTCTCCCCTCTTAATAAGTGAAGAATTGCAGATGATAATCAAAAAGGGTAAAAATGTAgatgataaatattttaaaacaaataTTCTCCTCTCAATAAATATTGTTAAAATGCGATTAATTCTTGAGACAATTATAGTGTATGATACGcggaaatctttttaaaaaaaatgagaaattgatCCAATTTAGTGCTTTCCAGCTTGTGATGCACCTTGTTTGTTTTTTGGTTTCCCTTCCACTAGTGAATGCACTAGGGAGCCCTCAAACATTCGTGAGGGACCTCCATTGACCAATTGATCGGATTCattggtattttct from Zingiber officinale cultivar Zhangliang chromosome 6B, Zo_v1.1, whole genome shotgun sequence carries:
- the LOC121993185 gene encoding uncharacterized CRM domain-containing protein At3g25440, chloroplastic-like isoform X2 produces the protein MISACRRLAKSERVGLFRGVISTCGRSRNPLFDRTRWQSVRFSSSALVTLDTDGDVARFSIGIPNAKLGVSVKKPQKKWRKVKLDELKIYRRRTRKKMESPDPEVRIRCKLEKAKRKEEWLIEKLSKYEIPKAPLPVHAPEILTDEEKFYLKRTSEKKENYVPVGRRGVFGGVVLNMHMHWKKHETVKVVCKPCRPGQIHEYAKELERLSQGTVIDIKANNNTIIFYRGKNYVRPDIMSPPDTLSKPEALEKYRFEQSLEGTSQVIEKLEQDLEEYHKYVALHKKNKDISTEETANEEYNADSV
- the LOC121993185 gene encoding uncharacterized CRM domain-containing protein At3g25440, chloroplastic-like isoform X1 codes for the protein MISACRRLAKSERVGLFRGVISTCGRSRNPLFDRTSYSFKRFDNGNYLKDGTSYMLNNICIPHFSLFAFSDLYRDKSVAPLSQWPITSLVDRNTIRWQSVRFSSSALVTLDTDGDVARFSIGIPNAKLGVSVKKPQKKWRKVKLDELKIYRRRTRKKMESPDPEVRIRCKLEKAKRKEEWLIEKLSKYEIPKAPLPVHAPEILTDEEKFYLKRTSEKKENYVPVGRRGVFGGVVLNMHMHWKKHETVKVVCKPCRPGQIHEYAKELERLSQGTVIDIKANNNTIIFYRGKNYVRPDIMSPPDTLSKPEALEKYRFEQSLEGTSQVIEKLEQDLEEYHKYVALHKKNKDISTEETANEEYNADSV